The DNA window AGGATATCAAGGCTCTTCTTTCTCCTTCCCTCCGAGAGAAAATCTCAAAGTACCGGAATTTGGCTCTTGGGGAGATTGCTGGTCGGGATAGTATAGCCGCCATCATCAAAACCGCCGCTCGAGACGATATAGAAGCCATTTTGCCCACACTTGTTTATACTGGCACCGAGTACGGGGATTGGGAAGCCCTGCATGCAAATGTCGACTTTGCCCGCGAGCAAATTGCGAGGAAATACCGAAAAGCCCTTTTTGATCTGGTCATATTGGGCAACCCGGTCATGTGGTGGGCGCTAAATGGTCGATTTACCTCCGTTCTCTTGGAGAAATTTGGCTTTTATTCCCCCTGTCCCGGTTGTCATCTATATATGCACTTGATAAGGGTTCCTTTGGCCAGGGAGTTGAGCTGCACCAAAATCATTGGAGGGGAAAGGGAGAGTCATGGAGATAAATTGAAGATAAATCAAATTCCCATGGCTCTTGATGCTTACACTGAACTACTGAATTTTGCGGGTATTGAGCTCATTTTGCCTCTCCGAAAGATATATTCCGATGAGGAAATTGAAGCTCTTGTGGGAGCGGGGTGGAGAGCTGGGGAGAAACAGTTAAAATGCGTGTTCAGCTCGAATTATCGCTTCCTGGATGGCAGCGTCAAATACGATGAGGATGCCATGAGAAAATATTTTGATGAGTTTGCCATTTCCGCCGGCAAGAAAATCTTGCAAGCCTGGCAGACGGGCAAAAGGGAAGTAGATTATGTTGAGCTGATAGGCAGCGTTTTGGCAGGGATAAGGGACAAGGGAGAAGTCTAGAGGGGCAAAAAGAATTTTTCACCGAAAGTCGCTAATCGAAAATCGCTAATCGATTTTGCAGGTGAGCTATATTTCACCGTCAGTATAATGGAGGTTATTATGCGCGTCTTGCTGATAATACTTGATGGATTGGGAGACAGACCAGCACCGGAATTGGGTGGAAAGACACCACTAGAGGCAGCCAATACACCAAATTTAGATAGATTAGCAGCTCAAGGTGTAACGGGTCTCATGGATCCCATAGCTCCGGGCATTGCGCCTGGAAGCGATACGGCTCACTTCGTCATATTCGGCTATTCCCTGAGCGACTTCCCCGGGAGGGGGGTCTTCGAGACCGTAGGGGAGGGATTGGAACTCAATGACGGGGATGTTGTCTGTAGAGCCAGCTTTGCCTGGGTTAAGGAACAAGATGGTTGCCTACAAGTTGTGGATCGATGCATCGGGGTCGAGGAAGAATGTTGCCAAGCACTGGCGCGGGAAATCTCAGAGAAAGAATTCGGCGGGATAAGATTCCATTTCGTCTACAACGGGAAAAGACAGGGCATCCTGTTCTTAAAGGGTGAAGCGAGCCCAAATATTACCGATTCAGATCCATTTTGCGACGATATGCCAGTGATAAAGATTCAGCCTTTGGAAGGAGTACAAGATAAACGGAAAACTAAACACACAGCTGATTGTCTCAATGAGTATCTCAAGTGGGCGTATCGAAAATTAGTCAATCACCCCGTCAATGCCTCAAGGGAAAAAGCCGGACTTCCACTGGTGAGCTTCCTGTTAACGAAGTGGGCTGGTAGGAGGAGACCATTGATACCCTTCGATGAGAAATATGGATTCAGGGCGGCCACTATCGCCTCCGGTCCCTTGTTCCGGGGGCTTGCCGCCGAGATCGGGCTGACCTTTTTCGAAGTAAAGCAAATCAAGGATGCTGAAGAGGACCTAAGAAATCGATTTAAAATGGCGGAGAGGGCGTTTAAGGAGGGTTACGATTTCGTTCACATTCATACAAAAACCATCGATGATGCCGCTCACACAAAAGATCCCACCTTCAAGAAGCGCGTCATCGAAGATGTGGATAAATCCTTTAATTACCTACTTTCAAGTCAAAATCTCATCCAAAATAGTTTGATTATTGTCACCTCAGACCATAGCACGCCAAGCAGAGGAGAGCTTATTCACTCTGGGGAACCGGTACCAATCGCCATTGTGGGAGAGAATGTCCGAAAGGATGGAGTTGAACGATTTAGCGAGTCAGCGTGCACCCAGGGATTAGGGCGGATCCGGGGCTCGGATTTGATGAATATCATCTTGGATCTAACCGATAGGATTAAATACTACGGCACAAGACCAACGGCGAGAGATATACCCCATCAACCTCGAAAAGTTATTCCATTACGCCTATTTTCGGAAGGTAGCTTGTAGTCTCTTCGGTTTTAAAAGTAGGTCCAGGGCATCTTTGGGGTCCTTCACTATTACATCGGCGGATAGAAGAGCTTCACGGGATATTCCTTCTTCACCAATAATCCCTATCCCCAGAGCAGCTTGCTTGAGCATTAACGAGTCATTCGTGCCATTTCCTATGGTAATGGTCCTTTCGGGATCCACTTTTCTTAAGAATTCCGCTTTTTGCTCTGCCTCTCGCCGTCGATTAATTTGGTGGACTTCAACCTGTAGAATTTCCTTTATCTCATCTATTCTTCCCTGAGTTCCTGCGGTGAGAACGTAGATTTTAAGGGATTTCGCCAGTTTTTTCACTCGCTCTACGATTTCCTTGGAGACCATACCATCCATGGCTATGGTGCCGTTCATGTCCAAAATGAGATTCTCAACCTCGATTGCCTTTCTTCCCGGGATGGTTAACTTGATCATGGGTTCCTCCTTGGAGAAAATACCGTGGGTAAAAATTTCAGCATCTGCATGGCAAATTCCTTCCGAAAAGGAATTATAAAAATATTTTTAATAAAATATAAAGGAAAATAATAAAACCTGTAGAATATTATAATTATAACTTAAGGCAAAAGACATTTAGATGATGGGAATCGATGGTGTTTAAACCCAAAATAGCACCATGTGCCAAAACTATATTATCCATCAAGGATGTGTTGGAGTACGGGGGCGAGAGTGGCTATATGGCTGTGGATTGCTCGCTCGATTCGAAGCTTTTAAAGCTTTTGGAATCAGAGCGTAAGAAATTTGAGGAAATTTTGAATGGAAATAATCTGGAGGTTCGGTACCACTGCGCTTTTGCCGATGGTGAGCTTGGACATGTGAATCCAAGCATTGCTCAGGCATCCTTAGTTCTTTTTAAGGATATCATCGATAGCGTCCAAAGATTTGGAGCGCGGTATATAACCGTGCATATTGGGCTGGATCGGGAATCCGAGAATAAACTCAGTTGGGAGAGAGCCGTTGAAAATCTTTCCGAATTGGTTGGCTATGGCAATGAAAGGGGAGTCACGGTTTGCTTAGAGAATTTAAAAACGGGTTGGACTAGCGATCCGCAACTTTTCTTACGGTTGGTTGAGCTTTCCGGTGCCAAGGTTACCTTTGATATAGGTCACGCAAATTCGAGCGTCCATGCTAATGACGGTGGTGTCACTGCTGTTGAGTTCCTGGAATCCGTGGCGAAGCATGTGGTCAATGCTCACATTTATGAAGCCGAGGAGCCACATCACATCGCTCCTCGAGATTTGAGTGTTATTGGTCCCGTGCTTGAACGTTTACTCAAAACCGGTTGCGATTGGTGGGTCATCGAGCTCGATGACAAAGAAGAGGTTGAGCACACCAAAACCTTATTACAATCGTTCCTGGAGCAGTATACCACTACCGGGAGGCAAGTCTAGATAATAACCTTCACAAGTTTTTCCTTCTCAATGGTTTTATCCAGTGTGAAAAAGTTAGATTCTAGCCGTCACCGCCAGTTCGGAAATTTATCCAGGAAATATCGTTTCTAGATTTAAGAATCTGGGTTATACCCATGTGACCCTGGATTTAAGAGAATTAAATTATAAAGGAAAATGATTATGATTATAGAAAATATATATAAAACAATAAAAGGTGGAAAGAGAGCTTGGTTGAGAAAATTCGCTTAACTCAATATGCAGGGAAGAGTGGTTGAGCAGCAAAGATAGGTCTGGAGGACCTGCAGAAAATTCTACGGAAACTTCCTTTGGATAAAGCTGAAGAACTTTTAGTTGGCGTGGAAACCGCCGATGATGCAGCGGTTTATAAATTGAACCAGAACTTGGCATTGGTACAAACGGTGGATTTTTTCACGCCAATTGTGGACGATCCATACCTCTTTGGGCAAATATCGGCGGCAAATGCACTCAGCGATATCTATGCCATGGGAGGAAGACCTCTTACAGCTCTCTCTTTGATCGGTTATCCCACATGCTTAAGCCTCGACGTTATAGGTGAAATCCTTCGAGGAGGAATAAACAAAGTTCATGAGGCGGGAGCTTTGATGGTAGGTGGTCACACGGTTGAAAACCCTCAGCCAATATTCGGATTGGCGGCTACTGGCATAATCGATCCCAAAAATGTGGTGACCAATGCCAATGCTCATCCCAAAGATTTGCTGGTTCTTACAAAGCCTTTGGGCATCGGAATTCTGGCCACTGCCTTAAAGGGACAACTCATTGAGGAAGAAGAGATGTCGGAAGCAATTGATTCTGCCCGGGAACTAAATAAATATGCCAGCGAAGCAATGCTTAAAGTAGGCGTCAACGCATGTACGGATATTACTGGATTCGGACTCCTTGGTCATCTCCAGGAGATGCTTCATGCCAGTAATGCGGCCGCGAGAATCGTTGTCAAAGATATACCCATTTGGCCGAAGGCTTTAGAATTCGCTGAAAGTGGAATAATCCCAGCAAGAACACATGAAAATCGTCAGTATTTGCAGCCTTATGTCTCTTTCGCTCCTGGTGTGAAACTTGAGGAACAGGATGTACTCCTTGATCCCCAAACCTCGGGAGGCTTGTTGATCAGTGTTTCACCCGAACGGTGTGATGACTTGATCAAGGAGTTAAAAACGTTAGGGGTTAAAACCCACGCAATCATCGGGGAAATAGTTGAGGAAGATGCGGGAAGAATAGATATCTTTTGATTGGGGGTGTATCGAATTATGTCCAAGATCGTTGACGCACGTGGTCTCCCATGCCCGCAACCTGTAATCCTAACAAAAAAAGCATTGGAAGAGGAAGCTGAAGTCGAAGTCTTGGTGGACAATGAGGCAGCTCGGGACAATGTTTCAAGACTGGGGAGGAAGATGGGATGCGATATTAAAGTCTCTACGGAGGGGGGCGACTTCCGGGTAGTCCTATCCAAATCCGAAGTTGCCGAGGAGATAAAAGCCCTCACGGGAAAATCATCGGTTGTTTTTATAAGCTCGACCACCATAGGTAAGAGTAGCGATGAGCTCGGAGAGGCTCTGTTGAAGACCTTCCTTAATACTTTAACCCAAAGCGAGATTCAACCCGACAAGATAATCTTGATGAACGAGGGTGTACAGCTTGTTGTGAGGGGTTCTCCCGTGCTCGATGCTCTTGAGAATCTTTCCAAAAAGGGAGTGGAGATTTTAGCCTGCGGGACTTGTCTTGACTACTTTAAGTTAAAAGACAAAGTCGCTGTGGGAGAGATCTCAAATATGTTCGATATTTTAAGCTCCTTCATGGAAGCGGATAAGGTAATAACGGTTTAAAGTTTGAATCTAGTGTTTGGAGAAGTTAATCACTGAAAGAAGTTCCGGAGATTGAGAGAATACGCAGACCCTATTCCTTCCCGATTCCTTAGCTTTATATAGGGCGCGATCAGCATTGACGATGAGTTCGGTTTCATTACGAGCATCTTTGGGATAGGTGGCTAACCCTCCGCTTATGGTTACCTTGTGGATGGTGGGATCATCTTGTTTAAGATTAAAGCCAGTTCCTTCTATGGCTTTACGTATCCGTTCTGCCACCCTATGTGCCTCATTATCTACAACGTGAGGTAGAAGGATGGCGAACTCTTCTCCGCCGTATCGACTCACGACATCTATGTGTCTTACGTTTTTGTGGATTATTTCACCAATTTTTTTCAAAACAACGTTGCCTGCCTCATGCCCGAAAGTGTCATTCAACATCTTAAAGAAATCTATGTCGAACATGATCAGCGAGAAGGGATGACCATATCTATCTGCTCTCTTTTTCTCCTCATCGAGTTTATCAATGAAGTAGCTATAATTATAAAGACCGGTTAGTCGATCGTGGACGGAAAGCTTTTCCAAGATAGCTTGCTGTTCTTTCTGTTTTTTCGCTAGGAAACCCAGAGCTATGCCCATTGCAATGTACAAAATGCCCCCCAAGCTTATCTCAAGGATACGGAGTGGGACGCTCTCATTGATGGAATATAGGTAGGGTGCGAAGTAGCACATCCAACCTGCGATCATACCCGTTCCCGCAAGACCGACAATCAATCCACCCACGACATTATAAGTAAAAGCTGCGATGATTAATGGAATGGCGTAAAGGTGCCAGTAGATTGTAACCCCACGGGTATAATAAATAAGAAGGGAAACAAAAGCGAAGCTCATTGTGATAAGTAGAAAGTTTCTTAGTTGTATTCTGCTTTTTCTTTTCATTTTGTTCCTTCTTTTGTGTTATTTAAACTTCAATTAGTTTATCGGAAAAAGCAAGGGAATCTTTAGTTGCATTGAAAAATTTGTGGTCAATTTAGGAGGTCGGCCTGGCGTTACGCTTGCCACATTTTTAGATTTATTTTATACTTACTATTGACCTGTATATGATGGGTGTTACGGGCGGAAGTGGCTCAGTTGGTAGAGCATCTCCTTGCCAAGGAGAAGGTCGCGGGTTCAAGTCCCGTCTTCCGCTCCAGTTTTCACTTATCCCTCATCCCTTTAAGGGCGGCGTAGCCAAGGGGTAAGGCAACGGTCTGCAAAACCGTCATTCGGCGGTTCGAATCCGCCCGCCGCCTCTATATTAAGTTGGGAGTGGGGAGTAGGTAGTCGGGAGTGAAAAGCTTTTGGCTACCGACTCCCGAACTATCGACTTTTGACTGATTTGGGCGCTTAGCTCAGGGGGAGAGCACTTCCTTGACGCGGAAGGGGTCAGAGGTTCAAATCCTCTAGCGCCCACCAAATTCCGTCGATAGTTAATGGTCCATAGTNNNNNNNNNNNNNNNNNNNNNNNNNNNNNNNNNNNNNNNNNNNNNNNNNNNNNNNNNNNNNNNNNNNNNNNNNNNNNNNNNNNNNNNNNNNNNNNNNATTTTTTTAAGGACTCGAAGCAAACCACCCATGTGCCGTTTTTGATAACACAGGGGGTGACAGCGAGCAAAGCGAGCGTCCTCAGGGGG is part of the Actinomycetota bacterium genome and encodes:
- a CDS encoding ATPase P; translated protein: MIKLTIPGRKAIEVENLILDMNGTIAMDGMVSKEIVERVKKLAKSLKIYVLTAGTQGRIDEIKEILQVEVHQINRRREAEQKAEFLRKVDPERTITIGNGTNDSLMLKQAALGIGIIGEEGISREALLSADVIVKDPKDALDLLLKPKRLQATFRK
- a CDS encoding diguanylate cyclase — encoded protein: MKRKSRIQLRNFLLITMSFAFVSLLIYYTRGVTIYWHLYAIPLIIAAFTYNVVGGLIVGLAGTGMIAGWMCYFAPYLYSINESVPLRILEISLGGILYIAMGIALGFLAKKQKEQQAILEKLSVHDRLTGLYNYSYFIDKLDEEKKRADRYGHPFSLIMFDIDFFKMLNDTFGHEAGNVVLKKIGEIIHKNVRHIDVVSRYGGEEFAILLPHVVDNEAHRVAERIRKAIEGTGFNLKQDDPTIHKVTISGGLATYPKDARNETELIVNADRALYKAKESGRNRVCVFSQSPELLSVINFSKH
- the selD gene encoding selenide, water dikinase SelD; this translates as MVEKIRLTQYAGKSGUAAKIGLEDLQKILRKLPLDKAEELLVGVETADDAAVYKLNQNLALVQTVDFFTPIVDDPYLFGQISAANALSDIYAMGGRPLTALSLIGYPTCLSLDVIGEILRGGINKVHEAGALMVGGHTVENPQPIFGLAATGIIDPKNVVTNANAHPKDLLVLTKPLGIGILATALKGQLIEEEEMSEAIDSARELNKYASEAMLKVGVNACTDITGFGLLGHLQEMLHASNAAARIVVKDIPIWPKALEFAESGIIPARTHENRQYLQPYVSFAPGVKLEEQDVLLDPQTSGGLLISVSPERCDDLIKELKTLGVKTHAIIGEIVEEDAGRIDIF
- a CDS encoding alkaline phosphatase family protein, with protein sequence MRVLLIILDGLGDRPAPELGGKTPLEAANTPNLDRLAAQGVTGLMDPIAPGIAPGSDTAHFVIFGYSLSDFPGRGVFETVGEGLELNDGDVVCRASFAWVKEQDGCLQVVDRCIGVEEECCQALAREISEKEFGGIRFHFVYNGKRQGILFLKGEASPNITDSDPFCDDMPVIKIQPLEGVQDKRKTKHTADCLNEYLKWAYRKLVNHPVNASREKAGLPLVSFLLTKWAGRRRPLIPFDEKYGFRAATIASGPLFRGLAAEIGLTFFEVKQIKDAEEDLRNRFKMAERAFKEGYDFVHIHTKTIDDAAHTKDPTFKKRVIEDVDKSFNYLLSSQNLIQNSLIIVTSDHSTPSRGELIHSGEPVPIAIVGENVRKDGVERFSESACTQGLGRIRGSDLMNIILDLTDRIKYYGTRPTARDIPHQPRKVIPLRLFSEGSL
- the yedF gene encoding sulfurtransferase-like selenium metabolism protein YedF, translating into MSKIVDARGLPCPQPVILTKKALEEEAEVEVLVDNEAARDNVSRLGRKMGCDIKVSTEGGDFRVVLSKSEVAEEIKALTGKSSVVFISSTTIGKSSDELGEALLKTFLNTLTQSEIQPDKIILMNEGVQLVVRGSPVLDALENLSKKGVEILACGTCLDYFKLKDKVAVGEISNMFDILSSFMEADKVITV
- a CDS encoding sugar phosphate isomerase/epimerase, with amino-acid sequence MVFKPKIAPCAKTILSIKDVLEYGGESGYMAVDCSLDSKLLKLLESERKKFEEILNGNNLEVRYHCAFADGELGHVNPSIAQASLVLFKDIIDSVQRFGARYITVHIGLDRESENKLSWERAVENLSELVGYGNERGVTVCLENLKTGWTSDPQLFLRLVELSGAKVTFDIGHANSSVHANDGGVTAVEFLESVAKHVVNAHIYEAEEPHHIAPRDLSVIGPVLERLLKTGCDWWVIELDDKEEVEHTKTLLQSFLEQYTTTGRQV